A genomic window from Geothermobacter ehrlichii includes:
- a CDS encoding helix-turn-helix domain-containing protein has protein sequence MPARLANITEDVTGQATIIGQQIRARRKELKVGTAAAAEAAGMSRVTWYRIEQGEPSVTFAAYLSAISVLGMKLKVVAPAASTPEDEAEEPHKAGWIPARIALADYPQLKQLAWQLQGVEHLSPREALGIYERNWRHLDLDALMPHEQSLIDALRLAFADEVRDV, from the coding sequence ATGCCAGCCAGACTCGCAAACATAACTGAAGATGTGACCGGACAAGCCACGATAATCGGGCAGCAGATACGCGCCCGACGCAAGGAGCTGAAAGTCGGTACTGCGGCTGCGGCAGAAGCGGCCGGTATGTCGAGAGTGACCTGGTATCGCATTGAACAGGGAGAGCCCTCGGTTACCTTTGCCGCCTACCTGAGCGCGATTTCGGTTCTGGGCATGAAACTGAAGGTCGTTGCGCCGGCCGCATCAACCCCGGAGGACGAGGCTGAGGAACCGCATAAGGCAGGCTGGATTCCTGCGCGCATAGCTCTGGCCGACTATCCCCAGCTGAAACAACTCGCCTGGCAACTGCAGGGCGTGGAGCACCTGTCGCCACGCGAGGCGCTGGGAATCTATGAACGGAACTGGCGCCACCTCGACCTGGATGCCCTGATGCCACACGAACAATCCCTGATAGACGCCCTGCGCCTGGCCTTTGCCGATGAGGTCCGGGATGTTTGA
- a CDS encoding DUF488 family protein, N3 subclade, which produces MPVRIVRLGTPRHTNEGLRIGTVRHPPRGVPKSEYATQNWYDLWLPELAPSAELVKLARAAETEQDWAAFARRYRAEMAAPTKYGCSICWRPSPGRPIFRSAVTARTRRAVTARCCASCWRSGAPFWRGNDFAGQQQPDRRGATMTIPQREGGRILVDALKIHQVDTVFCVPGESFLPVLDALHDEQERMRLIVCRQEGGAAFMAEAYGKLTGRPGVCFVTRGPGATNAGIGVHTARQDSTPMVLFVGQVGGRLVEREAFQEIDYRRMFGQMTKWVAQIDRVERIPEMVSHAFHLAVSGRPGPVVLALPEDVLSAVAAVPDCGCYQPVQAHPGPDALQDLRQRLAAAKRPLLILGGGGWSAEACAAIRRFSEANRLPTVCTFRRQDLYDNRLPNYVGDLGLGVNPRLAERVRQADLLLAVGPRLGETATGGYRLLDIPCPRQTLVHVHAGAEELGRVYQADLPINAGMAEFAAAVCNLPPVDASAWRDWLRQAREDYLAHLQPPPARGELDLAAVIEYLNRRLPAEAIVTNGAGNYTAWLHRFYQYRGFRTQLAPTSGAMGYGVPAAIAAKLVHPERPVVCLAGDGCFLMNGQELATAVRHRLGIVFVVCNNGMYGTIRMHQERRYPGRTCGTDLVNPDFAALARAYGAHGETVDNHDAFVAAFERALAADGPTLIELKTNPLAITPNESLERS; this is translated from the coding sequence ATGCCCGTCCGGATCGTTCGTCTCGGCACCCCGCGGCACACCAATGAAGGCCTGCGCATCGGCACGGTGCGGCATCCGCCGCGCGGCGTTCCGAAGAGTGAATACGCGACGCAGAACTGGTACGATCTCTGGCTGCCGGAACTGGCCCCGTCGGCGGAGCTGGTGAAGCTGGCCCGGGCGGCCGAAACGGAGCAGGACTGGGCCGCTTTCGCCAGGAGGTACCGTGCGGAGATGGCAGCCCCGACAAAATACGGCTGCTCGATCTGCTGGCGGCCCTCTCCCGGCAGGCCGATTTTTCGGTCGGCTGTTACTGCGAGAACGAGGCGCGCTGTCACCGCTCGATGCTGCGCGAGCTGCTGGCGGAGCGGGGCGCCGTTCTGGAGGGGAAATGATTTCGCTGGACAACAACAGCCCGACAGACGAGGTGCAACCATGACGATTCCCCAGCGCGAGGGGGGCAGGATTCTCGTCGACGCCCTGAAAATCCACCAGGTCGACACGGTCTTCTGCGTACCGGGCGAGAGCTTTCTGCCGGTACTCGACGCCCTGCATGACGAGCAGGAGCGGATGCGCCTGATCGTCTGCCGGCAGGAGGGCGGAGCCGCCTTCATGGCCGAGGCCTACGGCAAGCTGACCGGCCGGCCGGGGGTCTGCTTCGTCACCCGCGGACCCGGCGCGACCAACGCCGGCATCGGGGTCCACACCGCACGGCAGGACTCGACTCCGATGGTGCTCTTCGTCGGCCAGGTCGGCGGCCGCCTGGTCGAACGCGAGGCGTTCCAGGAAATCGACTATCGCCGCATGTTCGGCCAGATGACCAAATGGGTCGCCCAGATCGACCGGGTCGAACGCATTCCGGAAATGGTCAGTCACGCCTTTCACCTGGCGGTATCGGGTCGACCGGGGCCGGTGGTTCTGGCGCTGCCGGAGGACGTCCTGTCCGCGGTGGCCGCGGTGCCCGACTGCGGTTGCTACCAGCCCGTCCAGGCCCATCCGGGGCCGGATGCCCTCCAGGACCTGCGGCAGCGGCTGGCCGCCGCCAAACGTCCCCTGCTGATTCTGGGCGGCGGCGGCTGGTCGGCCGAGGCCTGTGCCGCCATCCGCCGCTTCAGCGAAGCCAACCGGCTGCCGACGGTCTGCACCTTCCGGCGGCAGGATCTGTACGACAATCGTCTGCCCAACTACGTCGGCGACCTGGGGCTCGGCGTCAACCCCCGCCTGGCCGAGCGGGTCAGACAGGCGGACCTGCTGCTCGCCGTCGGCCCGCGCCTCGGCGAAACGGCCACCGGCGGCTATCGCCTTCTCGATATCCCGTGTCCCCGGCAAACCCTGGTTCACGTCCATGCCGGCGCCGAGGAACTCGGGCGCGTCTACCAGGCCGACCTGCCGATCAATGCCGGCATGGCGGAATTCGCCGCCGCCGTCTGCAACCTGCCGCCGGTCGACGCCTCGGCCTGGCGGGACTGGCTGCGCCAGGCGCGGGAAGACTACCTGGCCCATCTGCAGCCGCCCCCGGCGCGGGGCGAGCTGGATCTGGCCGCCGTCATCGAATATCTCAACCGCCGGCTGCCGGCAGAGGCGATCGTCACCAACGGCGCCGGCAACTACACCGCCTGGCTGCACCGATTCTACCAGTATCGCGGCTTCCGCACCCAGCTGGCTCCCACCAGCGGGGCCATGGGCTACGGCGTGCCGGCGGCTATCGCCGCCAAGCTGGTCCACCCGGAGCGGCCGGTGGTCTGCCTGGCCGGTGACGGCTGTTTTCTGATGAACGGACAGGAGCTGGCCACCGCCGTCCGTCACCGGCTGGGCATCGTCTTTGTCGTCTGCAACAACGGCATGTACGGCACCATCCGCATGCACCAGGAACGGCGCTATCCCGGCCGGACCTGCGGCACCGACCTGGTCAACCCCGATTTCGCCGCCCTCGCCCGGGCCTACGGCGCACACGGCGAGACGGTCGACAACCACGATGCCTTCGTCGCCGCCTTCGAGCGGGCGCTGGCCGCCGACGGCCCGACACTGATCGAGCTGAAAACCAATCCGCTGGCCATCACCCCCAACGAAAGCCTCGAGCGGAGCTAG
- a CDS encoding type II toxin-antitoxin system HipA family toxin has product MGRRRQTTDLHVFMNGLTVGTLTRQPNGVLAFSYHLDWLQSDRCRPISLSMPLRLPPYRGGVVENFFDNLLPDSLPIRRRLQARFGAPSDRCFDLLWHIGRDCVGALQLSPDKAAPEVRKITCRPLRDSEIAEILKNYRTMPLGMRDDEDFRISLAGAQEKTAFLHVNGQWHLPLGPTPSSHIFKLPIGRIEQSGLDLSDSVENEWLCHQILQAYGLPVARVEMARFDDVKALVVERFDRRWATDGSWLMRLPQEDMCQALNIPPALKYESQGGPGMAPIMDLLLGSVTSLEDRRTFIATNVLFWMLAAIDGHAKNFSIFLLPENRFRLTPNYDVISAWPLVSQKQLAVPKLKMAMALTGRNRHYEWNRMLYRHWLTTAGQCRFPAEEMAAIIDEMMARLDEVIAQVAARLPATFPAAVAEPVFAGMRQAREQMTQSK; this is encoded by the coding sequence ATGGGACGCCGAAGACAGACAACGGACCTGCATGTCTTCATGAACGGCCTGACGGTCGGAACCCTCACCCGGCAACCCAACGGCGTCCTGGCCTTTTCCTACCACCTCGACTGGCTGCAGTCGGATCGCTGCCGCCCGATTTCCCTCTCCATGCCCCTGCGGCTGCCACCCTACCGGGGAGGCGTGGTGGAAAACTTCTTCGACAACCTGCTGCCCGACAGTCTCCCCATCCGGCGGCGCCTGCAGGCCCGGTTCGGCGCCCCGTCCGACCGGTGCTTCGACCTGCTCTGGCACATCGGCCGGGACTGCGTGGGAGCCCTGCAGCTCAGCCCCGACAAAGCCGCGCCCGAAGTGCGAAAGATAACCTGTCGCCCCCTGCGCGACAGCGAGATAGCCGAAATCCTGAAAAACTACCGGACCATGCCGCTGGGCATGCGGGACGACGAGGATTTCCGGATTTCACTTGCCGGAGCCCAGGAAAAGACCGCCTTTCTCCATGTCAACGGGCAATGGCATCTGCCCCTGGGGCCGACGCCAAGCAGTCACATCTTCAAGCTCCCCATCGGCAGAATCGAGCAGAGCGGCCTCGACCTGTCCGACAGCGTCGAAAACGAATGGCTCTGCCACCAGATTCTCCAGGCCTATGGCCTGCCGGTCGCCCGGGTCGAGATGGCCCGGTTCGATGATGTCAAGGCACTGGTGGTGGAGCGCTTCGATCGGCGCTGGGCCACGGACGGCAGTTGGCTGATGCGCCTGCCGCAGGAGGACATGTGCCAGGCCCTGAACATCCCCCCCGCCCTGAAGTACGAAAGCCAGGGCGGCCCCGGCATGGCACCGATCATGGACCTGCTGCTCGGTTCCGTGACCAGTCTGGAAGATCGCCGGACCTTCATCGCCACCAACGTCCTGTTCTGGATGCTGGCGGCCATCGACGGCCACGCCAAGAACTTCAGCATCTTCCTGCTGCCGGAGAACCGGTTTCGGCTCACTCCGAACTACGATGTCATCTCGGCCTGGCCGCTGGTGAGCCAAAAACAGCTGGCGGTTCCGAAACTGAAAATGGCCATGGCGCTCACGGGCAGAAACCGGCACTACGAATGGAACCGGATGCTCTACCGGCACTGGCTGACCACGGCCGGACAATGCCGGTTTCCGGCGGAAGAGATGGCGGCCATTATCGACGAAATGATGGCGCGACTGGACGAGGTGATCGCGCAGGTCGCGGCCCGGCTGCCCGCAACCTTTCCCGCCGCCGTCGCTGAACCGGTTTTCGCCGGCATGCGGCAGGCGCGGGAGCAGATGACGCAATCAAAATAA
- a CDS encoding helix-turn-helix domain-containing protein, producing MIRKVISPESLGAALREARRQQGLSQTEAGRPVGLDQPTVSRVEQGSPGTRLDTLFRLLAALDLELVLQPRQPAANSSEEDSW from the coding sequence ATGATACGCAAGGTCATTTCGCCGGAAAGTCTCGGCGCGGCATTACGAGAAGCACGCAGGCAGCAGGGATTGAGCCAGACGGAAGCAGGCCGCCCCGTCGGCCTGGATCAACCGACTGTCTCCAGGGTGGAACAGGGCTCTCCCGGCACCCGGCTCGACACTCTTTTTCGTTTGCTGGCCGCCCTCGACCTCGAACTGGTCTTGCAGCCGCGCCAGCCAGCGGCAAATTCCAGCGAAGAGGACTCCTGGTAG
- a CDS encoding amidohydrolase family protein, producing the protein MASPPESVSPEIIDVHCHCFVGPKQGPMVAAGLSRLRQAGVNHLTVMGLVNPRANPRDIRQLIPEGFPNLGDPFFNEADTLLRLALRHAGMLVPMLDTRCLDGEVPDLLQGWLDKGFKGLKGLYLADERNDLKLAGVPAVFGISLRQYHRREWEIFAFAEANDLPVVYHMDARLYGDVMRAMLDDFPRLRINFPHFGIGRKAFAPILDRYPNVYTDIAYMLPHISANPAGYRDFICHYPDRVCFGSDALLYQPEIVLDYIDLVRSLKLPEEVEQGIFSENPRRFLGKALEPRQERP; encoded by the coding sequence TTGGCGTCACCACCTGAATCCGTATCGCCGGAGATCATCGACGTCCACTGCCACTGTTTCGTCGGACCGAAGCAGGGGCCGATGGTTGCTGCCGGCCTGTCGCGCCTGCGTCAGGCCGGCGTAAACCATCTGACCGTCATGGGGCTGGTGAATCCCCGCGCCAATCCCCGGGATATCCGGCAACTGATCCCCGAGGGGTTCCCCAACCTCGGGGATCCTTTTTTCAACGAGGCGGACACCCTGCTGCGCCTGGCTCTCCGGCACGCCGGGATGCTGGTTCCCATGCTCGACACCCGCTGTCTCGACGGCGAGGTGCCGGACCTGCTGCAGGGCTGGCTCGACAAGGGATTCAAGGGGCTCAAGGGGCTCTACCTGGCCGACGAGCGCAACGACCTGAAGCTGGCCGGGGTTCCCGCGGTCTTCGGCATCAGTCTGCGGCAGTATCACCGGCGCGAATGGGAGATCTTCGCCTTCGCCGAGGCCAACGACCTGCCGGTCGTCTACCACATGGACGCCCGCCTCTACGGCGATGTGATGCGGGCCATGCTCGACGACTTTCCGCGCCTGCGGATCAACTTTCCCCATTTCGGCATCGGCCGCAAGGCCTTCGCCCCCATTCTCGACCGCTACCCCAACGTCTACACCGATATCGCCTACATGCTGCCGCACATCAGCGCCAACCCCGCCGGCTACCGCGACTTCATCTGTCACTACCCGGACCGGGTCTGCTTCGGTTCCGACGCCCTGCTGTATCAGCCGGAGATCGTCCTCGACTACATCGACCTGGTACGCTCGCTGAAACTGCCGGAGGAGGTCGAACAGGGGATCTTTTCCGAAAATCCGCGCCGGTTTCTCGGCAAGGCGCTCGAGCCACGGCAGGAACGTCCCTGA